Proteins encoded together in one Spodoptera frugiperda isolate SF20-4 chromosome 15, AGI-APGP_CSIRO_Sfru_2.0, whole genome shotgun sequence window:
- the LOC118279275 gene encoding biorientation of chromosomes in cell division protein 1-like 1 isoform X9 — MRSSSAVALFTLAIITECFGAQSDRSRSRSGPVRSVPVAADIKRDVDFDCPEEFGYYPHPTDCTLYYVCVFGGALLESCTGGLMYSHELQTCDWPRNVGCDGTSAVGGEELERINERDPPPPPPPPPRRTPPPPPPRAQPNPVVTSRGQPKFSRQEYEKQQQLYAEVDDLPPVEEIESDRQQRVYRGQPATIGQVQKDRDGYAAQPINTGRNLNSNIIPASIPQNSGKIGSFSFGSQVDERRTATVTPAPQSYSLEPTESVAPVSYSASPRPKMLYNGSQNYSPDQYDPFYAVYDEDGELYKDTAVQQTYRGTPPPAPARRPVETYTPRPSPVDYDDELIQPQINNQNQYQAPIRHSTRSSTDESPIPESSSKPSDETSSSAPTTSAPIINFSSLAKPFEKTDNVYRLKETISTTETHPTSSRRSSEVTNNSNNVEVVRSKSSRNNKKVSLTSGFSIRRNPNNANNPYTLTVLTRPLEDFDKARKPNSQEGSSSNSRQRLPDRYYEDKSSDSEDVSEEPIVESDSKYVSSSESSMRRNDYGPDNSEDEYDIPVYVRPTSRPKVVKSRIRTTTTPSTTTTKYYIKSANTRPTPFVAKNQEIVDSTENSINTEALIETGLRNAHAIELSTVPLNNTLNEQLPTKEYDRSEYTWNEPTVSPFKTLDNLRNSYRTSDTRDYTTSTTSTTVATTTTRRHIRNRNNKKQKIARKPSYYSYRLEDEVVPDQTTEIFNGKVKTVIKAFLNNFVSSTEPLQVVEDFSTTTSTTTVKPTTPSQRNEDEVVNIGFQKKPFKYVDEKPLRSNVKRLQIITEAPVSRYVTPSAESISFTEEEREMKDFSSTTTTMATMSSTPFTYANVPTSPMPIQSSTNDFRNIPSRDSYQSKFSSFITSKPENEASFKFKNIINDAPSTESSNRDSELNDEVIEPTQSLVEDKATTETEVRHNNVESEIASTTSTTKSTTTLKFEPTTSTTKSISFPPRASRVNPAIKLAATNPGGGRRSYQSSSKCSSDNSLQANPKCNEIKYQRPTSTRGRGSAHYSTASDSQSPQPAPNRGTPPTRSRPTLKPSTAIVSKSTEFVDIYAHPPSRPDPVYPQPTPDKTAAKCRKDVCLLPDCYCGGKEIPGDLPVEQVPQIVLLTFDDSVNDLNKGLYADLFEKGRVNPNGCPISATFYVSHEWTDYSQVQNLYSAGHEMASHTISHSFGEQFSQKKWYREVGGQREILAAYGGVKLEDVRGMRAPFLSVGGNKMFKMLYDANFTYDSSLPVYENRPPSWPYTLDYKLFHDCMIPPCPTKSYPGVWEVPMVMWQDLNGGRCSMGDACANPPEAENVYKMILKNFDRHYTTNRAPFGLYYHAAWFTQPHHKEGFIMFLDFINQMKDVWIVTNWQALQWVRDPTPISRLNNFQPFQCNYQDRPKKCNNPKVCNLWHKSGVRYMRTCQPCPEVYPWTGKSGIRSSRIDNDIGE, encoded by the exons AATGCTTCGGCGCCCAATCCGACCGGTCGCGGTCCCGATCCGGCCCGGTCCGTAGCGTGCCCGTCGCTGCCGACATTAAGCGGGACGTTGACTTCGACTGCCCCGAAGAATTCGGCTACTACCCACATCCCACCGACTGCACATTGTACTATGTCTGCGTGTTTGGCGGCGCTTTACTCGAGTCATGTACTGGTGGCCTTATGTACAG CCACGAGCTCCAAACGTGTGATTGGCCGCGCAATGTAGGCTGTGACGGCACCAGCGCGGTTGGTGGTGAAGAGTTGGAGCGGATCAACGAACGTGACCCACCGCCACCTCCTCCTCCACCACCCCGCCGCACACCCCCGCCGCCACCACCGCGAGCCCAGCCGAATCCGGTCGTCACCTCAAGAGGACAGCCTAAATTCAGCCGACAAGAATACGAAAAG CAACAACAACTTTACGCAGAAGTAGATGACCTACCACCAGTCGAAGAAATTGAAAGTGACCGACAACAGCGAGTTTACAGAGGACAGCCCGCAACCATTGGACAAGTACAAAAAGACAGAGATGGTTATGCAGCTCAGCCAATCAATACTGGAAGAAATCTGAACTCTAACATCATTCCTGCATCTATTCCTCAAAATAGCGGTAAAATAGGCTCCTTCTCATTCGGCTCCCAAGTCGATGAGCGACGAACTGCTACTGTCACACCAGCGCCACAATCTTACAG CTTGGAACCGACAGAAAGTGTAGCTCCAGTCTCCTATTCAGCAAGTCCTCGTCCGAAGATGTTGTACAATGGATCTCAGAACTACAGCCCTGACCAATACGATCCCTTCTACGCGGTGTATGATGAAGACGGTGAATTGTATAAAGATACAG CTGTGCAGCAGACGTACAGAGGAACTCCACCACCAGCTCCTGCCAGAAGACCTGTTGAGACTTACACTCCAAGGCCTTCACCAGTAGACTACGATGACGAACTTATTCAACCGcag ATAAACAACCAAAACCAATATCAAGCACCAATTCGCCATTCGACAAG ATCATCCACAGATGAAAGTCCAATTCCTGAATCCTCTTCAAAACCTTCTGACGAGACTAGTTCGTCGGCTCCTACCACGTCAGCACCTATCATAAACTTTTCCTCCCTTGCCAAACCTTTTGAAAAGACTGACAACGTTTATAGATTAAAAGAGACAATATCCACGACAGAAACTCATCCAACCTCATCAAGACGTTCTTCTGAAGTGACTAACAATAGTAATAATGTGGAAGTGGTAAGATCCAAGTCTAGTaggaataataaaaaagtgtcACTAACATCTGGTTTTTCAATCAGGCGTAATCCTAATAATGCCAATAATCCTTATACGTTGACTGTTCTAACGCGACCTTTAGAAGATTTTGATAAAGCTCGCAAACCTAATAGTCAAGAAGGCAGTAGTAGTAATAGTAGGCAAAGGCTGCCTGATAGGTATTATGAAGATAAGAGTAGTGATAGTGAAGATGTATCGGAGGAGCCAATAGTTGAGTCTGATAGCAAATATGTATCATCTTCCGAGAGCTCAATGCGTAGGAACGACTACGGCCCTGACAATAGTGAAGATGAATACGATATTCCTGTTTACGTAAGGCCAACGAGTAGACCAAAAGTAGTAAAATCTAGAATTCGAACCACCACCACACCCTCAACGACTAcgacaaaatattacataaaatccGCTAATACTCGACCGACTCCGTTTGTTGCAAAGAATCAAGAAATTGTTGACTCCACAGAGAATTCTATTAACACAGAAGCATTAATTGAGACTGGTTTGCGAAATGCTCATGCCATTGAGTTATCAACTGTACCTCTAAATAATACGCTCAATGAGCAACTACCGACAAAGGAGTACGATAGATCTGAATACACTTGGAACGAGCCTACTGTTTCACCTTTTAAAACGTTAGACAATTTACGCAATTCGTACAGAACTAGTGATACACGTGATTATACTACCTCTACTACATCCACAACCGTAGCGACAACAACTACACGCAGACATATCAGGAATCGTAATAACAAGAAACAAAAAATTGCACGTAAACCTTCATATTACAGTTATCGTCTAGAGGACGAGGTTGTCCCAGATCAAACTACAGAAATATTTAATGGTAAAGTTAAGACCGTCATTAAAgcatttttgaataatttcgtTAGTTCCACCGAACCACTTCAGGTTGTTGAAGACTTTTCAACAACTACATCAACTACAACTGTTAAACCTACTACACCTTCACAAAGAAATGAAGATGAGGTAGTCAATATAGGATTCCAGAAGAAGCCGTTCAAGTATGTGGATGAAAAACCTTTGCGCAGTAATGTGAAGCGTTTGCAAATAATAACAGAGGCACCCGTTAGCCGGTATGTCACTCCAAGTGCTGAATCTATTAGCTTCACTGAGGAAGAGCGCGAAATGAAAGATTTTTCATCAACAACAACGACTATGGCAACTATGAGTAGTACACCGTTCACATACGCTAACGTACCCACATCTCCTATGCCAATACAAAGCTCAACAAATGACTTCAGAAATATACCAAGTAGGGACTCGTACCAATCTAAATTCAGTAGTTTTATAACTAGCAAACCAGAAAATGAAGCCTCATTtaagttcaaaaatattattaacgaTGCCCCCTCTACTGAAAGTAGCAATCGGGATAGTGAACTTAATGATGAAGTAATTGAACCGACTCAATCTCTTGTGGAGGATAAAGCTACGACTGAGACTGAAGTACGACATAACAACGTCGAGAGCGAAATCGCATCTACGACAAGTACTACGAAATCGACAACGACTTTGAAGTTTGAACCGACTACTTCGACGACTAAAAGCATATCCTTTCCACCGCGAGCCTCACGAGTCAATCCCGCCATTAAGTTAGCTGCGACAAACCCAGGAGGTGGGCGCAGGAGTTACCAATCGTCGTCCAAATGCTCATCAGACAACAGTCTGCAAGCGAATCCAAAATGCAACGAAATCAAATACCAGAG ACCGACCAGCACCCGAGGCCGCGGCTCAGCTCACTACTCCACCGCAAGCGACTCGCAGTCGCCACAGCCAGCCCCGAACCGAGGAACACCACCAAC CCGCAGCCGACCGACCTTGAAACCATCAACGGCTATTGTCTCCAAGAGCACGGAGTTTGTTGACATCTATGCCCACCCACCGAGCCGACCTGACCCAGTGTACCCGCAGCCCACTCCTGACAAGACCGCTGCCAAGTGTAGGAAGGACGTCTGTCTTTTGCCCGACTGTTACTGCGGTGGCAAGGAAATTCCTG GCGACTTGCCGGTGGAACAGGTGCCTCAGATTGTTCTTCTGACCTTCGACGACTCTGTAAACGATCTGAACAAGGGTCTGTACGCCGACCTGTTTGAGAAGGGTCGCGTCAACCCCAATGGTTGTCCGATATCCGCAACGTTTTACGTGTCCCACGAATGGACCGATTACAGTCAAGTACAGAACCTGTACTCAGCCGGACACGAGATGGCATCACACACAATTTC acaTAGTTTTGGAGAACAGTTCTCCCAAAAGAAATGGTACAGGGAAGTGGGTGGCCAGAGAGAAATTTTGGCAGCGTACGGTGGTGTCAAGCTTGAGGACGTTAGAGGCATGAGAGCACCCTTCCTTTCCGTCGGTGGTAACAAGATGTTCAAAATGTTGTACGATGCTAACTTCACTTATGATTCATCGCTGCCAGTTTATGAGAACAGACCACCAAGCTGGCCTTACACTCTTGACTACAAATTGTTCCACGATTGCATGATCCCGCCGTGCCCCACGAAATCTTATCCAG GTGTATGGGAGGTTCCTATGGTGATGTGGCAGGATCTGAACGGAGGCCGTTGTTCTATGGGTGACGCTTGTGCCAACCCTCCCGAAGCCGAGAACGTATACAAGATGATCTTGAAGAACTTTGACAGACATTATACTACCAATAG GGCTCCCTTCGGTCTCTACTACCACGCAGCGTGGTTCACACAGCCCCACCACAAGGAGGGCTTCATCATGTTCCTGGACTTCATCAACCAGATGAAAGACGTGTGGATCGTCACCAACTGGCAAGCGCTGCAGTGGGTGAGAGACCCCACGCCCATCAGCAGACTCAACAACTTCCAACCGTTCCAGTGTAACTACCAG
- the LOC118279275 gene encoding uncharacterized protein LOC118279275 isoform X7, whose translation MRSSSAVALFTLAIITECFGAQSDRSRSRSGPVRSVPVAADIKRDVDFDCPEEFGYYPHPTDCTLYYVCVFGGALLESCTGGLMYSHELQTCDWPRNVGCDGTSAVGGEELERINERDPPPPPPPPPRRTPPPPPPRAQPNPVVTSRGQPKFSRQEYEKQQQLYAEVDDLPPVEEIESDRQQRVYRGQPATIGQVQKDRDGYAAQPINTGRNLNSNIIPASIPQNSGKIGSFSFGSQVDERRTATVTPAPQSYSLEPTESVAPVSYSASPRPKMLYNGSQNYSPDQYDPFYAVYDEDGELYKDTDYVQQYNTASLRPAVQQTYRGTPPPAPARRPVETYTPRPSPVDYDDELIQPQINNQNQYQAPIRHSTRGEGNELGYDHNPSSVRTTLYEATTLSTTPPTTSTSTTTQRPTTAPYTEAMTPSRYSPRSSTDESPIPESSSKPSDETSSSAPTTSAPIINFSSLAKPFEKTDNVYRLKETISTTETHPTSSRRSSEVTNNSNNVEVVRSKSSRNNKKVSLTSGFSIRRNPNNANNPYTLTVLTRPLEDFDKARKPNSQEGSSSNSRQRLPDRYYEDKSSDSEDVSEEPIVESDSKYVSSSESSMRRNDYGPDNSEDEYDIPVYVRPTSRPKVVKSRIRTTTTPSTTTTKYYIKSANTRPTPFVAKNQEIVDSTENSINTEALIETGLRNAHAIELSTVPLNNTLNEQLPTKEYDRSEYTWNEPTVSPFKTLDNLRNSYRTSDTRDYTTSTTSTTVATTTTRRHIRNRNNKKQKIARKPSYYSYRLEDEVVPDQTTEIFNGKVKTVIKAFLNNFVSSTEPLQVVEDFSTTTSTTTVKPTTPSQRNEDEVVNIGFQKKPFKYVDEKPLRSNVKRLQIITEAPVSRYVTPSAESISFTEEEREMKDFSSTTTTMATMSSTPFTYANVPTSPMPIQSSTNDFRNIPSRDSYQSKFSSFITSKPENEASFKFKNIINDAPSTESSNRDSELNDEVIEPTQSLVEDKATTETEVRHNNVESEIASTTSTTKSTTTLKFEPTTSTTKSISFPPRASRVNPAIKLAATNPGGGRRSYQSSSKCSSDNSLQANPKCNEIKYQRPTSTRGRGSAHYSTASDSQSPQPAPNRGTPPTRSRPTLKPSTAIVSKSTEFVDIYAHPPSRPDPVYPQPTPDKTAAKCRKDVCLLPDCYCGGKEIPGDLPVEQVPQIVLLTFDDSVNDLNKGLYADLFEKGRVNPNGCPISATFYVSHEWTDYSQVQNLYSAGHEMASHTISHSFGEQFSQKKWYREVGGQREILAAYGGVKLEDVRGMRAPFLSVGGNKMFKMLYDANFTYDSSLPVYENRPPSWPYTLDYKLFHDCMIPPCPTKSYPGVWEVPMVMWQDLNGGRCSMGDACANPPEAENVYKMILKNFDRHYTTNRAPFGLYYHAAWFTQPHHKEGFIMFLDFINQMKDVWIVTNWQALQWVRDPTPISRLNNFQPFQCNYQDRPKKCNNPKVCNLWHKSGVRYMRTCQPCPEVYPWTGKSGIRSSRIDNDIGE comes from the exons AATGCTTCGGCGCCCAATCCGACCGGTCGCGGTCCCGATCCGGCCCGGTCCGTAGCGTGCCCGTCGCTGCCGACATTAAGCGGGACGTTGACTTCGACTGCCCCGAAGAATTCGGCTACTACCCACATCCCACCGACTGCACATTGTACTATGTCTGCGTGTTTGGCGGCGCTTTACTCGAGTCATGTACTGGTGGCCTTATGTACAG CCACGAGCTCCAAACGTGTGATTGGCCGCGCAATGTAGGCTGTGACGGCACCAGCGCGGTTGGTGGTGAAGAGTTGGAGCGGATCAACGAACGTGACCCACCGCCACCTCCTCCTCCACCACCCCGCCGCACACCCCCGCCGCCACCACCGCGAGCCCAGCCGAATCCGGTCGTCACCTCAAGAGGACAGCCTAAATTCAGCCGACAAGAATACGAAAAG CAACAACAACTTTACGCAGAAGTAGATGACCTACCACCAGTCGAAGAAATTGAAAGTGACCGACAACAGCGAGTTTACAGAGGACAGCCCGCAACCATTGGACAAGTACAAAAAGACAGAGATGGTTATGCAGCTCAGCCAATCAATACTGGAAGAAATCTGAACTCTAACATCATTCCTGCATCTATTCCTCAAAATAGCGGTAAAATAGGCTCCTTCTCATTCGGCTCCCAAGTCGATGAGCGACGAACTGCTACTGTCACACCAGCGCCACAATCTTACAG CTTGGAACCGACAGAAAGTGTAGCTCCAGTCTCCTATTCAGCAAGTCCTCGTCCGAAGATGTTGTACAATGGATCTCAGAACTACAGCCCTGACCAATACGATCCCTTCTACGCGGTGTATGATGAAGACGGTGAATTGTATAAAGATACAG ACTACGTTCAACAATATAACACGGCCTCGCTCCGCCCAGCTGTGCAGCAGACGTACAGAGGAACTCCACCACCAGCTCCTGCCAGAAGACCTGTTGAGACTTACACTCCAAGGCCTTCACCAGTAGACTACGATGACGAACTTATTCAACCGcag ATAAACAACCAAAACCAATATCAAGCACCAATTCGCCATTCGACAAG GGGCGAAGGTAATGAATTGGGATATGATCATAACCCGAGCAGCGTGAGGACGACTTTGTACGAAGCCACCACTTTAAGCACTACTCCTCCCACTACTAGCACCAGCACGACCACACAACGCCCTACTACAGCACCCTACACTGAAGCAATGACCCCGTCTCGATATAGCCCAAG ATCATCCACAGATGAAAGTCCAATTCCTGAATCCTCTTCAAAACCTTCTGACGAGACTAGTTCGTCGGCTCCTACCACGTCAGCACCTATCATAAACTTTTCCTCCCTTGCCAAACCTTTTGAAAAGACTGACAACGTTTATAGATTAAAAGAGACAATATCCACGACAGAAACTCATCCAACCTCATCAAGACGTTCTTCTGAAGTGACTAACAATAGTAATAATGTGGAAGTGGTAAGATCCAAGTCTAGTaggaataataaaaaagtgtcACTAACATCTGGTTTTTCAATCAGGCGTAATCCTAATAATGCCAATAATCCTTATACGTTGACTGTTCTAACGCGACCTTTAGAAGATTTTGATAAAGCTCGCAAACCTAATAGTCAAGAAGGCAGTAGTAGTAATAGTAGGCAAAGGCTGCCTGATAGGTATTATGAAGATAAGAGTAGTGATAGTGAAGATGTATCGGAGGAGCCAATAGTTGAGTCTGATAGCAAATATGTATCATCTTCCGAGAGCTCAATGCGTAGGAACGACTACGGCCCTGACAATAGTGAAGATGAATACGATATTCCTGTTTACGTAAGGCCAACGAGTAGACCAAAAGTAGTAAAATCTAGAATTCGAACCACCACCACACCCTCAACGACTAcgacaaaatattacataaaatccGCTAATACTCGACCGACTCCGTTTGTTGCAAAGAATCAAGAAATTGTTGACTCCACAGAGAATTCTATTAACACAGAAGCATTAATTGAGACTGGTTTGCGAAATGCTCATGCCATTGAGTTATCAACTGTACCTCTAAATAATACGCTCAATGAGCAACTACCGACAAAGGAGTACGATAGATCTGAATACACTTGGAACGAGCCTACTGTTTCACCTTTTAAAACGTTAGACAATTTACGCAATTCGTACAGAACTAGTGATACACGTGATTATACTACCTCTACTACATCCACAACCGTAGCGACAACAACTACACGCAGACATATCAGGAATCGTAATAACAAGAAACAAAAAATTGCACGTAAACCTTCATATTACAGTTATCGTCTAGAGGACGAGGTTGTCCCAGATCAAACTACAGAAATATTTAATGGTAAAGTTAAGACCGTCATTAAAgcatttttgaataatttcgtTAGTTCCACCGAACCACTTCAGGTTGTTGAAGACTTTTCAACAACTACATCAACTACAACTGTTAAACCTACTACACCTTCACAAAGAAATGAAGATGAGGTAGTCAATATAGGATTCCAGAAGAAGCCGTTCAAGTATGTGGATGAAAAACCTTTGCGCAGTAATGTGAAGCGTTTGCAAATAATAACAGAGGCACCCGTTAGCCGGTATGTCACTCCAAGTGCTGAATCTATTAGCTTCACTGAGGAAGAGCGCGAAATGAAAGATTTTTCATCAACAACAACGACTATGGCAACTATGAGTAGTACACCGTTCACATACGCTAACGTACCCACATCTCCTATGCCAATACAAAGCTCAACAAATGACTTCAGAAATATACCAAGTAGGGACTCGTACCAATCTAAATTCAGTAGTTTTATAACTAGCAAACCAGAAAATGAAGCCTCATTtaagttcaaaaatattattaacgaTGCCCCCTCTACTGAAAGTAGCAATCGGGATAGTGAACTTAATGATGAAGTAATTGAACCGACTCAATCTCTTGTGGAGGATAAAGCTACGACTGAGACTGAAGTACGACATAACAACGTCGAGAGCGAAATCGCATCTACGACAAGTACTACGAAATCGACAACGACTTTGAAGTTTGAACCGACTACTTCGACGACTAAAAGCATATCCTTTCCACCGCGAGCCTCACGAGTCAATCCCGCCATTAAGTTAGCTGCGACAAACCCAGGAGGTGGGCGCAGGAGTTACCAATCGTCGTCCAAATGCTCATCAGACAACAGTCTGCAAGCGAATCCAAAATGCAACGAAATCAAATACCAGAG ACCGACCAGCACCCGAGGCCGCGGCTCAGCTCACTACTCCACCGCAAGCGACTCGCAGTCGCCACAGCCAGCCCCGAACCGAGGAACACCACCAAC CCGCAGCCGACCGACCTTGAAACCATCAACGGCTATTGTCTCCAAGAGCACGGAGTTTGTTGACATCTATGCCCACCCACCGAGCCGACCTGACCCAGTGTACCCGCAGCCCACTCCTGACAAGACCGCTGCCAAGTGTAGGAAGGACGTCTGTCTTTTGCCCGACTGTTACTGCGGTGGCAAGGAAATTCCTG GCGACTTGCCGGTGGAACAGGTGCCTCAGATTGTTCTTCTGACCTTCGACGACTCTGTAAACGATCTGAACAAGGGTCTGTACGCCGACCTGTTTGAGAAGGGTCGCGTCAACCCCAATGGTTGTCCGATATCCGCAACGTTTTACGTGTCCCACGAATGGACCGATTACAGTCAAGTACAGAACCTGTACTCAGCCGGACACGAGATGGCATCACACACAATTTC acaTAGTTTTGGAGAACAGTTCTCCCAAAAGAAATGGTACAGGGAAGTGGGTGGCCAGAGAGAAATTTTGGCAGCGTACGGTGGTGTCAAGCTTGAGGACGTTAGAGGCATGAGAGCACCCTTCCTTTCCGTCGGTGGTAACAAGATGTTCAAAATGTTGTACGATGCTAACTTCACTTATGATTCATCGCTGCCAGTTTATGAGAACAGACCACCAAGCTGGCCTTACACTCTTGACTACAAATTGTTCCACGATTGCATGATCCCGCCGTGCCCCACGAAATCTTATCCAG GTGTATGGGAGGTTCCTATGGTGATGTGGCAGGATCTGAACGGAGGCCGTTGTTCTATGGGTGACGCTTGTGCCAACCCTCCCGAAGCCGAGAACGTATACAAGATGATCTTGAAGAACTTTGACAGACATTATACTACCAATAG GGCTCCCTTCGGTCTCTACTACCACGCAGCGTGGTTCACACAGCCCCACCACAAGGAGGGCTTCATCATGTTCCTGGACTTCATCAACCAGATGAAAGACGTGTGGATCGTCACCAACTGGCAAGCGCTGCAGTGGGTGAGAGACCCCACGCCCATCAGCAGACTCAACAACTTCCAACCGTTCCAGTGTAACTACCAG